TCGGCTTCGGCCTCGGTCTCGAGGACGAGCACGTCGTAGTCCCGGGCGGCGAGGTCTCTGGCACACTGTGCGCCGGCCGGTCCTGCGCCGGCGACCACGACGTCGTAGTGATCGGTCACGCGCTCGACACCTCCGGGAGAGCCCCGCGGTGACCGTTCCCCTGTCCCCCATCTGGTTCTGCGACCGACGACTTCTGGCGACGAGCGCACGTCTGCGTCGGGTTCGTGACCGCGGCCCCCACCGCGTCACCCCGTACGACGCGTTCGTACTGCGCACTCATTGTGTCCCCCTTTCACGTCAACTCGTAAAAAAGGACCCTATCCGCGGCGAAACCGTCCGCATCTGGGACGTCCTCGGCAACCAACTCAAAAAGAGGCACAGATGAGTGGTGGAAGCTTCATGACCGAAGCAGTGTGAACAGTTCGCTATGTTCGAAGATCAGCCGGTACGGGGGGAACTCGACGGGCACGTCGAGAACATGCTCGACCTGCTCAACGACTACGACATCTCGCTGTCGGAAGGGACGCCGGAGGATTCGCGCAACCAGCTGTCGGTGATGACGAACCTCTCGACCGCCGAGCCAGAGGACGTGGCGACGGTCGAAGACGTCGAGATTCCGGGCCCGGAGGACGGCCAGGACCCGATTCCCGGTCGCGTATACGCCCCGGCTGGAGACGGTCACCCGACGGTGACGTACTTCCACGGTGGCGGGTTCGTCGCCGGTGACATCGAGACCCACGATCCGCTCTGTCGGATGCTGGCCAACCGGGCGGAGGCCGTCGTCGTCTCCGTCGAGTACCGCAAGGCGCCCGAGGCGCCGTGGCCGAAACCCATCAAGGACGCCTACGCCGGCGCCCAGTGGGCCCAGCGAAACGCCGACGAGTGGGGCGCGGACACCGGGACGCACGTCGTCGCTGGCGACAGCGCGGGCGGGAACCTCGCCGCCGTCGTCTCGCTGATGGCCGCCGAGCGCGGGATGCCCGACATCGACCGGCAGGTCCTGCTCTACCCCGCGACGACCTACATGGACCCGATGCTCTCCCGGGCGGAGAACGGCGAGGGCTTCTTCCTGACCGCCCAGGACATGCTCTGGTTCGTCACGCACTACATCGAAGACGAGATCGACGCCCACCACCCGTGGGCGTTCCCGCTGAACGCCCGTCGGGACCGCCTCGCCGAGACGCCGCCGGCCTTCGTGCTGACCTGCGGGTACGACCCGCTCCGCGACGAGGGCCACGCCTACGCGGAGGAACTGGCCGAGGCCGGCGTCGACGTCGAGTACAGCAACCACGAGTCGATGATCCACGGCTTCCTCAACATGGAGGCCATCGTCGACCACACGTACGACGGCGTCGAGGAAGTCGCCGAACAGATCCGGAAAGCGTAGCCACCGCGCTTTTCTCGGTGGCGCGTCACGGGCTGGCATGGCCAGATCCGGCGTCGCGGTCGCGGAGACCGATCGCGAGCGAGCGGACGCGCTGGCGGTCCGCTTCGCCGTCTTCGTCGACGGGCAGGGCATCGACCCGGACCTGGAACTCGACGGGAAGGACGACGAGGCGACTCACTTCGTGGCCTACGACGACGGTGACCCCGTCGGCGCCGCGCGGCTCCGGGCGGTCGGGGACGCGACCGGCAAAGTGGAACGGGTCGCCGTCCGTGACCGCTGCCGGGGCGACGGCTGGGGCCGTCGGCTCATGGCTGCGGTCCACGACGAGGCCCGGGCCCGTGATCTAAAGCGGCTCGTCCTGCACGCGCAGGTCCGGGTCGAGGAGTTCTACCGTGAACTCGGGTATCAGAGCGTCGGCGAATCCTTCGAGCAAGCCGGCATCCCACACGTCGAGATGGAGCGGGACCTCGACTGAGTCGGCTCCCGACTCACCGCTCGCGACTGGTGAACTCGACGTGCTCGACGAGGGACAGCAGGTCCGCCACCGGCTCGCGGGGTTCGACGACGCGCGCCTCGGCGTCGTAGGCGACGATCCCGAGGCCGTCGAGTTTCGGGAGCGTCCGGTGGTGCAGTTCCACGACCGTCCGGTCCGGATCACGCGTCCCAGCGTTCGGCATCGCCGCGAGCTGGCTCGCCAGCTCCCGCACGCTCACGTGGGAGTGAGCGGTGGCCAGGGCCCGCACGACTGCACGCCGACGCTGGTCGCCGAGCGCGTCGAGCGCCGCTCCCGTGTCGAGGTCCCCGAAGCCAGAGAGTTCCCGGACGGGGGTTCGGTCCATCGTCACCCGGTAGGACCGACGCGCCCATAGGATTATATCGCGAGCGTCGATCAGTCCGTGATCGTCGATCGGAGATCGATCGAGCGCGAGCGACCGTCGCGTTACAGTTCCCGCGTCCGGTCGGAGGCGATCACGTCGTCGAGGAAGGCGGTGACCCACGCGACGGCGTCGACGGTGTCGTTGGTGACGACGCCCAGGAGGCGGTCGCGGTCGTCGCCCACGGGGACGGCGACGCGCCCGTCGCCGACGATGGCACCGTAGGTGTAGTCGTGTTCGGTTTCGTAGACGGTCGCGTTCGGCGCGTCGACGATCTCGCCGAAGCGCTCGGGGTAGTTCTCCATGCCCGTCTCGACGACGCCCTCTGAGAAGACGAGGCGCGCCGGGGTGCCCTCCTCGACGAGCAGGGAGTGGAAGGCGTCGACGTAGTGGGGCGTGATGACGCTGGAGTAGCCCGCGATCTCGCTGGCGGCGACCGCCACGTCGAGGACCTCCATCAGGGGTTCGTGAGGTGCGTGATCCTCGGCGTAGTGAACGGCGGCCCCCTCGAGCATTCGCAGGTCGAAGTCGGCCTCGCGTGGGAGGTGAGCCAGCAGGTCGGCCATCGCCGTGAGCGTCCCGAGCGTCCCGGTCACGCGCTCGAACTCGGCACAGCAGAGCGCGCCGAAGTTCGTCAGGTCGTAGGCCGTCCCCGTCGAGTCGAGGATGCCGGCCGCCTCCAGTTCGCGGAACGCACGGTCGACTGTCGGTCGCGACGCGTCGATCCGCTTCTGGACGGCCTGTTTGTCGAACTGCTCGTCACAGAGACACTCGAAGACCTCCCGGCGCTTCGAGAAGAGGTGGAGGACGTCCCCGACCGAGTCTGCATCCATGTCCAAGCACAGCGGGCCGCCCGACGTAAAACGTGGCGACGATTCGGGCGACGACAGGCGGACGGGTTTCGAGTGACGATACGTTCGCAGTTTTTTGCCGCTTCGGTGATCAACCGCTGGCCATGGACGCGGACGCCGATTCGGTCCGGGACGGGGCGAACGACACCGGCGAAGTGGCGACGGGGATCGAGGATAGGGCGGACCGGGACCTCTGGCTCGACGATCTCGCGAGCCTCCTGGGGTTCGGGTGGCTGGCTCGGCACGTTCCCGGCGATCTCCCGCCGTCGTATCTGTACGCCCTGGTCACGGTCCTCGGCTCGAACGCGCTGACCATCTCGTACAACCTGGCCAACGGCGTGCCCCTGATCTACCGGACGAATCCGTACTTCGTTCTCCAGCCCGTCCTCCTGTTCGCGGCGGTGTACGGCGCCCGAACGCTCCAGGCGGAGTACGACGCGGTGATGGCGGAGATGGCGATCGCAGAACGCGCCGACGATCCGAACCCCCTGCTCGATCCCGTGCCGTAGTGGCTCCCGTGGGCGCTCTTCGCCGTCGGTGCGGCCCTGCAACTCACCCGCGCCGTCCTCGACATGGGCGGGTGGGGCGTGACCGACATGTTCGCGAACTTCGTCCTGTTCCCGTTCGTCTTCCTCCCGATCGTCGTGCAGTTTTTCACCGTCTACGTCACCATCGAGTTCCTCGCGCCGTGGCGGCTCTCGAAGTCGACGGTCGGGATCCACTTCCTCGATCCGCAGGGCGTCGGCGGGATGCGGCCGCTGGGCGAGTTGATCAAGAAGGCCTACTACTACCTCGTCGTCGGACTGGTCGGGTACGCGCTGATCACCTACGCGCCGTTCGTGGATTCGGCGTGGACGGTGTCGGCGGCCGCCGGCGTCATCTTCACGGCCGTCTGGGTCGGGACCGTCGCCACCGTCGCCTTCGCGGTGTTCACGCTCCACCGGCTCATGCACAGGGAAAAGCGCGAGGAGATCCAGCGACTCGAACGGCAGATTCGCGAGCACATCGAGAACCCCTGGGACGTGAAGAACTACGAGATTCCAGCGGACGCCCGGGACGAGGTCGAAGACCTCCGGGAACGCATCGAGCGCGTGAGCGCGACCAGCGAGTACCCGGCGACGTTCAGCATCTGGTCGCAGTTGCTCCTCAGTATCGCGATTCCGAAGGCGATCCAGTTGATCCTCGCGAACGCATAGGAGTGGTGCGTTCAGGGTAGTTGCGGCCGTTGCGGGGCGGGGAGTTCGCGGTGCGGTTGCTGGGCGGGCAAGGTGTTGTACGGAGCGCGCCGCCGGCGCGCGCCGCCTTTTTCGCCCACGTTCGCAAGAGCGAAGCTCTTGCGCAGCCCACCAGAAATCTCCGATTTCTGGGGACGTTTTTGGCCGGGGGGTTCGCGGAGCGAACCCCCCGGCGAAAAAGGTGGTTTAGTAAAACTCTCTCACGAGGTCCATCGCGTCCTCGGGCGCGCCCTCGGGGATGTCGGCCATGGACTCGGTCAGGCCCTCCCGTTCGTCGAAGGGGACGGACTGGTCGTCCTGGTAGATGACGCCCTGGTACTCCTTGTCGGCGTCGAGGATGGCGGCCTTGGCGTCGTCGTAGTCGTTCGGGTCGTGGTCGGTCTCGGAGAGGTCGACGATGGTGTCGCGGAAGTAGTCGTAGGTGTCGACGTCGTTGAAGGTGACGCAGGGGCTGTAGACGTTGACGAAGCCGAAGCCGTCGTGCTCGATGGCCTGTTTGACGATCTCGGTGTGGCGCTGGGAGTCCGAGCTAAAGGACTGGGCGATGAAGGTCCCGCCGGCAGCCAGCGCGAGCGCGAGGGGGTTGACCGGGGGCTGTTTGGGGCCGTCGGGAGAGGTCGAGGTCTCGAAGTCCTCGCGCGAGGTGGGGGAGGCCTGCCCCTTGGTGAGACCGTAGATGCGGTTGTCCATGACCACGTAGGTCATGTCGACGTTCCGTCGGACGGCGTGGACGAAGTGGCCCGCGCCGATGGAGTAGCCGTCGCCGTCGCCGCCCGCGACCATCACTTCGAGGTTCGGGTTGGCGAGTTTCGTCCCGATGCCCACGGGGAGCGCGCGGCCGTGGACGCCGTGGAGCGCGTAGCTGTGCATGTAGGTGCCGATCTTCCCGGAGCACCCGATGCCGGCGACGACGAACGTGTTGTCCGGGTCGTTGCCGGTGTTCGCGAGGGCTTTCATCATGCCGTTCATGGTCCCGAAGTCGCCGCAGCCGGGACACCAGGTCGGTTGCTTGTCGGACTTGAAGTCCGTGAATCGGATGTCGGAGCTCATTATTATGCCTCCATCTCGGCTGATTCCGCGAATTTCTCTTCGATTTCCTCTGCGAGTTCGTCGGCCTTGAACCGCACGCCGTTGTACTTGTTGACGCGCTTGACGCGGGTGAGCGCGTCGTGTTCGATCAGGTCGGCGAACTGGCCCGTTGCGTTACACTCGACGACGATCACGTCGTCGGCGGCTTCGATCTCCTCGGACAAGTCGGGTCTGGGGAAGATATACGGCACCGAGATGAAGCGCACGTCGGTGCCCGACTCCTCGAGGAAGCCGAGCGCCTCGCGCATGGCGCCCTCGTTCGACCCCCAGGAGAGGACCAGGTTGCCGGAGTCGGGGTCGCCGAACTCGCGGTAGTCCCAGTCCTCCTCCTCGCGGGCCGTCTGGACCTTCTGTTCGCGCTTGTCCACCTGCTCGATGCGGACGTCCGTGTCCTCGGTCCGCCGGCCGAGTTCGTCGTGTTCGAGGCCGGTGGTCATGTGCGCGCCGCCCTCGATCCCGGGGAAGGTCCGCGGGCTGACGCCGTCGGCGGTCGGGAAGTGGGGCTGGAACTGGCCGTCCTCGTTCTGCCAGGACTCGATCTCGCCCTCGTCGACGATCTTCCCGCGCTCGATCTCGACCTCGTCCATGTCGAAGGCCTCGGGCGGGAACGTCTGCTCGGTGACCGCGAGCGCCAGGTCCGCGACCAGGTAGACCGGGGTCTGGTACTTCTCGGCGAGGTTGAACGCCTCGACGGTCTTCCAGAAACACTCGGAGATGTTCGTCGGCGCGACGACGAACCGGGGGATCTCGCCGTGGCCGCCGTAGAGGAGCTGGTTGAGGTCGCCCTGCTCCTGCTTGGTCGGCATCCCGGTCGAGGGACCCGAACGCATCACGTCGCAGATCACCAGCGGCGTCTCGCTGGTCGCCACGAGGCCGAAGGTCTCGGTCATCAGGTCGATGCCGGGACCGGACGTGGCCGTCATCGCTCGTGCGCCGGCGCGGGCGGCGCCCAGCGCCATGTTGATCGCCGCGAGTTCGTCCTCGGCCTGGACGACCTTCCCGCCGTAGCGGTCGATCCGGCCGGTCAGGTACTCCATCACGTCCGTCGCGGGGGTGATGGGGTAGCCCGAGTAGAAGCGACAGCCGGCGGCGATGGCGCCCATGCCGATGGCCTCGTCGCCGTTGAGGAGGACGTAGTCGTTATCCGTGGTCTCGACGTCGTAGTCGAACTCGTGGTCGGTCTCCTCGGCGACGAACTCCTGGCCGAGGCGGGCGGCCTTCTTGTTGTTCTCGACGATAGCCTGCCCCTTGTCCGTGAAGCGCTTCTCGAGGGACTCGTCGAGGTTCTCGATGGGGAAGTTCGACACCTCGCAGGCGGCGCCCAGGGCGACGACGTTGCGCATGATGGCGCCGCCGGCGTCCTCGGCGAGCGACTTCAGCGGGACGTCGAGCCCGATCATCTCGTCGGGTATCTCGACGTCCTGCATCGTGGTCCGCTCGCCGTCGTAGATGATGACGCTGCCCTCGTGGAGTTCCTCGAGGTTCTCGTCGATGGTTCGTTCGGTCAACGCGATCAGGACGTCGAGCCTGTCGACGACGCTCTCGACGCGATCGACCGACGTGCGTACCTTGTACGCCGTGTATCCGCCCCGGATACGCGACGCGAAATCCTTGGAGGTGAAGACGTGGCGACCGGCACGGGACAGAGCCTGCGCGAAGATTTTGCCCGTAGAGTCGATCCCGTCGCCAGCTTCACCGCCGATGGCCCAGTTGAGGTCCTCGGGCATGCTAGCGAGCAGCTACCCAGCGGCGACCCAAAAGCCTTCTGCAATCGGCGTTGCGGCCGCTCTACCGGTCAGTTCGGTGACTGAACGTCCAGTTCTCTCCGGACCGAAAGCACCTTTCGATGAGGGGTCGACGTTCGGACTATGGAAGACGAATCGATTTCGGTCGCTGCCGTCTCCTCGGTCGGGGAACAGGCCGTCGCCATCGCCTTCGAGTCACCCCTGGACTTCGAAGCCCGACCCGGACAGTTCGTCAAGCTCGTCGCCGAGGTCGACGGCGAGCGCGAGAGTCGCTTCTACACCATCTCCTCGCCGGACGTGACCGACACCTTCGAGGTCACGGTGGAGATCGACCCGGACGGCGAACTGGGGCCGATCCTCGCGGACCTCGAAGCCGGTGACGAGATGACCGTCTCCGGTCCCTACGGCAACGCCTACTACGAGGACGAGCCCCGGTCCGTGATCCTCGCGGGCGGGCCAGGCGTCGGCCCCGCCATCGGGATCGCCCGGCGCGCGCTCGCCGACGGCAACGAGGCCGCGATCGTCTACCGCGACGACGACCCGATCCACGGGGACGCGCTCGACGCGCTCGCCGCCGAGGGCGTCGCGGTCCACACCCTCGCGGCCGACGACGAGATGACCGACGCCGTCGCGGACGTGCTGACCGGCGCCGAGGGCGAGCAGGTGTTCGTCTACGGCTTCGCCGACTTCCTCGACGCCGCGACGACGGCTATCGACGCCGCCGGCGGCGACCCGGACCGGGCGAAAGTCGAGAACTTCGGCTAAACTCGCCGAAGGGCGACCGATACCGACGGGAGAGCGGTGGAACACCCGTCGAAACGCCGGTGGGATTTAACCGCCCACCGGTCGGTGTCTGGAGTGATGAGTGTACGTCGGTCGTCGCGCTTCGCGGGTCGGCTCACCGCAGCGCTGCTCGTCGGCTGCCTCCTCCTGTCGATCGTCTCGGGCCCGGCCCTGGCTATCGGCGCGGGCGGGCTCGCCGTCCAGGAGAACGGGACGGCCGCGACCGACGGGACGGATAGCGGCGCCAACGGGTCGCAGATCGAGACGGCCGCCGGCACCGGGGGCGGTGAGTCCACCGGGATCATCGGGAGCGCCTTCGGGTTCGTCGGCGGGCTGCTGGGCGGCCTGGGGAGCTTCCTCGGCGGTCTCGTCGGCGCGCTGGTCGGGTTCCTCGACAGTTCCATCGGGCACGCGCTCGTCGGCATCCCGCTGGGGATCTACCTCGGGCTGAAATCTATCGCGCTCTACCTGGAGTACTACGAGTAGTCCACCAGCAACGCGGTCCGAACCGTTTTCCACGGTGCGGGTGGTAGC
Above is a genomic segment from Halorientalis sp. LT38 containing:
- a CDS encoding 2-oxoacid:ferredoxin oxidoreductase subunit beta; its protein translation is MSSDIRFTDFKSDKQPTWCPGCGDFGTMNGMMKALANTGNDPDNTFVVAGIGCSGKIGTYMHSYALHGVHGRALPVGIGTKLANPNLEVMVAGGDGDGYSIGAGHFVHAVRRNVDMTYVVMDNRIYGLTKGQASPTSREDFETSTSPDGPKQPPVNPLALALAAGGTFIAQSFSSDSQRHTEIVKQAIEHDGFGFVNVYSPCVTFNDVDTYDYFRDTIVDLSETDHDPNDYDDAKAAILDADKEYQGVIYQDDQSVPFDEREGLTESMADIPEGAPEDAMDLVREFY
- a CDS encoding DUF7344 domain-containing protein; amino-acid sequence: MDRTPVRELSGFGDLDTGAALDALGDQRRRAVVRALATAHSHVSVRELASQLAAMPNAGTRDPDRTVVELHHRTLPKLDGLGIVAYDAEARVVEPREPVADLLSLVEHVEFTSRER
- a CDS encoding FAD-dependent oxidoreductase, translated to MEDESISVAAVSSVGEQAVAIAFESPLDFEARPGQFVKLVAEVDGERESRFYTISSPDVTDTFEVTVEIDPDGELGPILADLEAGDEMTVSGPYGNAYYEDEPRSVILAGGPGVGPAIGIARRALADGNEAAIVYRDDDPIHGDALDALAAEGVAVHTLAADDEMTDAVADVLTGAEGEQVFVYGFADFLDAATTAIDAAGGDPDRAKVENFG
- a CDS encoding 2-oxoacid:acceptor oxidoreductase subunit alpha produces the protein MPEDLNWAIGGEAGDGIDSTGKIFAQALSRAGRHVFTSKDFASRIRGGYTAYKVRTSVDRVESVVDRLDVLIALTERTIDENLEELHEGSVIIYDGERTTMQDVEIPDEMIGLDVPLKSLAEDAGGAIMRNVVALGAACEVSNFPIENLDESLEKRFTDKGQAIVENNKKAARLGQEFVAEETDHEFDYDVETTDNDYVLLNGDEAIGMGAIAAGCRFYSGYPITPATDVMEYLTGRIDRYGGKVVQAEDELAAINMALGAARAGARAMTATSGPGIDLMTETFGLVATSETPLVICDVMRSGPSTGMPTKQEQGDLNQLLYGGHGEIPRFVVAPTNISECFWKTVEAFNLAEKYQTPVYLVADLALAVTEQTFPPEAFDMDEVEIERGKIVDEGEIESWQNEDGQFQPHFPTADGVSPRTFPGIEGGAHMTTGLEHDELGRRTEDTDVRIEQVDKREQKVQTAREEEDWDYREFGDPDSGNLVLSWGSNEGAMREALGFLEESGTDVRFISVPYIFPRPDLSEEIEAADDVIVVECNATGQFADLIEHDALTRVKRVNKYNGVRFKADELAEEIEEKFAESAEMEA
- a CDS encoding helix-turn-helix transcriptional regulator → MDADSVGDVLHLFSKRREVFECLCDEQFDKQAVQKRIDASRPTVDRAFRELEAAGILDSTGTAYDLTNFGALCCAEFERVTGTLGTLTAMADLLAHLPREADFDLRMLEGAAVHYAEDHAPHEPLMEVLDVAVAASEIAGYSSVITPHYVDAFHSLLVEEGTPARLVFSEGVVETGMENYPERFGEIVDAPNATVYETEHDYTYGAIVGDGRVAVPVGDDRDRLLGVVTNDTVDAVAWVTAFLDDVIASDRTREL
- a CDS encoding alpha/beta hydrolase — protein: MFEDQPVRGELDGHVENMLDLLNDYDISLSEGTPEDSRNQLSVMTNLSTAEPEDVATVEDVEIPGPEDGQDPIPGRVYAPAGDGHPTVTYFHGGGFVAGDIETHDPLCRMLANRAEAVVVSVEYRKAPEAPWPKPIKDAYAGAQWAQRNADEWGADTGTHVVAGDSAGGNLAAVVSLMAAERGMPDIDRQVLLYPATTYMDPMLSRAENGEGFFLTAQDMLWFVTHYIEDEIDAHHPWAFPLNARRDRLAETPPAFVLTCGYDPLRDEGHAYAEELAEAGVDVEYSNHESMIHGFLNMEAIVDHTYDGVEEVAEQIRKA
- a CDS encoding GNAT family N-acetyltransferase: MARSGVAVAETDRERADALAVRFAVFVDGQGIDPDLELDGKDDEATHFVAYDDGDPVGAARLRAVGDATGKVERVAVRDRCRGDGWGRRLMAAVHDEARARDLKRLVLHAQVRVEEFYRELGYQSVGESFEQAGIPHVEMERDLD